The Teredinibacter sp. KSP-S5-2 genome includes a window with the following:
- a CDS encoding sensor histidine kinase, which translates to MNWIRQQRVELYLAFLTWLGVILLLGRTWIAGDIQSSMGNIDMPTMNMPNLILCALLLVAFMVGYVLSYGEFNTRLPQKFRLTGLAISCLSVFALSLQFYFSYVAILAIIVVSQTPEFFRPRYACAIAIIIPIIGGIIDSQIHHFPHVFENVLLYSLFNLFALLICTRFLAERQAKEESRQLVRELKATQMLLSSASKRDERLRIARDLHDAIGHHLTALSLQLEVANHVEGDTAKTHIQQARAISHLLLSDVREAVSEIRQQKDWQLSEALHTLTQDIPNLDVNLVIDHHPTDSRQTEVLFRCVQEALTNVIKHAQASQCSISLTNKQGPLLNIYDNGKSNTDIIPGNGLKGMAERVKNLGGQLRFHNHEQGFELIVQLPEDETRS; encoded by the coding sequence ATGAATTGGATACGACAACAACGTGTAGAATTGTATTTGGCATTTTTGACCTGGTTAGGGGTTATATTGCTGCTTGGCCGAACCTGGATCGCTGGTGATATTCAGTCTTCCATGGGCAATATCGACATGCCAACAATGAACATGCCCAACCTTATTCTATGCGCGCTACTATTGGTTGCCTTTATGGTTGGGTACGTGTTGTCGTACGGGGAATTCAACACCCGACTGCCGCAAAAATTCCGTCTAACGGGCCTGGCCATTTCCTGTTTATCTGTATTCGCATTGTCTCTGCAATTTTATTTTAGCTACGTCGCTATTCTTGCAATTATTGTAGTGTCACAAACTCCGGAATTCTTCCGGCCACGATACGCCTGTGCTATCGCGATAATTATTCCCATTATCGGCGGAATAATTGATAGCCAAATCCACCACTTTCCTCACGTATTCGAAAACGTCCTGCTTTATAGTTTATTTAATTTGTTTGCGTTACTCATATGCACACGATTTTTGGCAGAGCGACAGGCAAAAGAAGAGTCCCGTCAGCTGGTTCGAGAACTAAAAGCAACACAAATGTTATTGAGTTCTGCATCCAAACGTGACGAACGACTGCGCATCGCCCGCGATTTGCATGATGCAATAGGCCATCATCTCACCGCCCTGAGCTTACAACTGGAAGTTGCAAACCACGTAGAGGGAGATACCGCCAAGACACATATTCAACAGGCACGCGCGATCAGTCACCTTTTACTCAGCGATGTGCGCGAAGCCGTATCGGAAATTCGCCAGCAAAAAGATTGGCAACTCTCCGAAGCCCTGCACACGCTCACGCAGGATATTCCCAACCTGGATGTGAATTTAGTTATTGACCACCACCCCACAGACTCTCGACAAACCGAAGTACTGTTTCGTTGCGTACAAGAAGCCCTGACCAACGTTATAAAACACGCTCAAGCAAGCCAGTGCTCCATTTCACTCACCAACAAACAAGGCCCGCTTCTCAACATTTATGACAATGGCAAATCCAACACTGACATTATTCCTGGCAACGGTTTGAAAGGTATGGCAGAGCGAGTGAAAAACCTGGGCGGACAACTGCGCTTCCACAATCATGAACAAGGGTTTGAACTCATAGTACAACTACCTGAAGATGAGACCAGATCATGA
- a CDS encoding response regulator transcription factor, translating to MTIKLLLVDDQNLVRQGICSLLQLNNQIDVVAQAEDGQQAIHYIGKHIPDIMLLDIRMPIMNGIDVLEYLHSNDIQLPTLILTTFDEHDLVIRCMELGARGYLRKDVSLENLMNAIDTVAAGGHWTHPAAATRVTQQLENTNTLQDTQIEPLTQGEIQILRLVAAGYSNNEIAHAIHKSVGTVRNSMSFILAKLQVRDRTRAVLKAIEYGLI from the coding sequence ATGACAATTAAACTCCTTCTGGTCGACGATCAAAATTTAGTAAGGCAAGGTATATGCAGCCTGTTGCAACTGAACAATCAAATTGATGTAGTGGCACAGGCAGAAGATGGGCAGCAGGCGATACATTATATTGGCAAACATATACCGGATATTATGCTTCTCGATATTCGTATGCCAATAATGAACGGTATTGACGTGTTGGAATATCTGCACAGTAATGACATCCAGCTACCGACTTTAATTTTAACCACTTTTGATGAACATGATTTGGTCATTCGCTGCATGGAACTGGGGGCTAGAGGCTATTTACGCAAGGACGTCAGCCTCGAAAACCTGATGAATGCGATTGATACTGTAGCCGCTGGGGGTCATTGGACTCACCCAGCTGCAGCTACACGAGTTACTCAGCAACTGGAAAATACAAACACACTGCAAGACACTCAGATAGAACCATTAACCCAAGGGGAAATTCAGATATTACGTTTGGTTGCAGCAGGCTATTCGAATAATGAAATTGCCCATGCAATACATAAATCCGTGGGTACAGTACGAAACAGTATGTCGTTTATTCTGGCAAAACTTCAGGTTCGCGATCGGACACGCGCAGTATTGAAAGCGATTGAATATGGATTGATTTAA
- a CDS encoding SLC13 family permease, with translation MVELTNSMLVSGAILLFTFIGIFTEHLHGIERAKFAMAGAGAIIIAGQFLGFYSPELALEAIDWNVVFLLAIMMVIVSIMISTGGFEHLAQYLARLSGGSQFRLIVLLGTAVTVISLLLDNVTTVIIFGPLIIMICQKMGVSPIPYLLAAALLSDTGGVATLVGDPPNMMIGSAANIDFNTFFIHMGPPVLLAWVGILFGMKVLFAKELGARVEHEFDEVVDYKNKKLWHKSLFVMAVMVFLFVIHHHIGWEPWLVAAACLTLLVFVSRHIEMEEVTGDIETPLLIFFISLFIVIGGVEKSGLLEVAGEFFKPVILEHPLMAALLLLWVAAISSALIDNIPFTAAMIPVLAGLQNEGVNVSVMWWALAMGVGMGGNGSHIGSTANVYIVTISERLARETGNPSLAITPGIWFRKGTPAMLITLVLCSLFIWLGYDFLYVESL, from the coding sequence GTGGTTGAGTTAACCAATAGTATGCTCGTGTCAGGTGCCATCCTGTTATTTACATTTATAGGCATATTCACTGAGCATTTACACGGTATTGAACGTGCGAAATTCGCTATGGCTGGTGCCGGTGCGATTATTATAGCTGGCCAGTTCCTCGGGTTTTACTCCCCGGAACTTGCGCTCGAAGCAATTGATTGGAATGTGGTGTTTCTACTCGCCATTATGATGGTGATTGTCTCCATCATGATCAGCACCGGTGGTTTTGAGCACTTAGCTCAATATCTGGCAAGGCTGAGTGGTGGGTCGCAATTTCGCCTGATTGTTTTACTGGGTACCGCCGTAACGGTTATCTCCTTATTACTGGACAACGTTACCACGGTTATCATTTTCGGCCCGTTGATCATTATGATCTGCCAGAAAATGGGTGTCTCCCCTATACCTTATTTACTCGCTGCGGCATTGCTGTCGGATACCGGTGGTGTGGCAACACTTGTTGGTGACCCGCCGAATATGATGATCGGCTCTGCGGCGAATATCGATTTTAATACCTTCTTTATTCATATGGGACCACCGGTTCTTTTAGCCTGGGTGGGTATTTTATTTGGTATGAAGGTGTTGTTTGCCAAGGAACTGGGTGCGCGTGTTGAGCACGAGTTTGATGAAGTTGTCGATTACAAAAACAAGAAGCTTTGGCATAAATCGTTATTTGTAATGGCGGTGATGGTGTTTCTGTTTGTCATTCATCATCACATTGGTTGGGAACCCTGGTTGGTTGCCGCGGCTTGTTTAACGTTGCTGGTGTTTGTTAGTCGTCATATTGAAATGGAAGAAGTGACCGGGGATATAGAAACGCCTTTGCTTATCTTCTTTATTTCGCTGTTTATTGTTATCGGTGGTGTAGAAAAGTCCGGTCTGCTTGAAGTCGCTGGGGAATTCTTTAAACCGGTGATTTTAGAGCATCCGTTGATGGCCGCGCTGCTCTTATTATGGGTGGCGGCAATTTCATCCGCGCTTATCGATAACATTCCTTTTACTGCAGCGATGATTCCGGTTTTAGCCGGGTTGCAGAATGAAGGTGTCAATGTGAGTGTCATGTGGTGGGCCCTTGCAATGGGCGTTGGTATGGGCGGTAACGGTTCTCATATCGGCTCAACCGCGAACGTGTACATCGTGACAATTTCCGAGCGTTTAGCCAGGGAAACCGGTAACCCGAGTTTGGCCATTACACCGGGCATCTGGTTCAGAAAAGGCACGCCGGCAATGTTAATTACCCTGGTGTTATGTAGCCTGTTTATTTGGCTGGGTTATGACTTCCTGTACGTAGAAAGCCTTTAA